A segment of the Mesotoga infera genome:
CCTCCTGCCACCAAACCCTAACCTCGTTTCTCCCTCATTCTTCGTCGGGATAAAACGTTACCTTAGCTCCGAGTGTTCTCAGTTTCTCTTGAAATCTCTCGTAACCTCTGAATAGGTGAGTGACGTTATTGATAATTGTTTCTCCATCGGCGGCAAGTCCGGCCATGACAAGAGCTGCTCCAGCCCTGATGTCTGGGGCAATTACTTCTGCTCCGCTCAGCTTGCTCACTCCGCGAATATTTGCATGACTGCTTGAAACCTTAATCTTAGCCCCCATACGATTTAGCTCATCTACGTATCCAAAACGATTTTCGAAGACGTTTTCCTCAAGCACCGAAGTGCCCTCTACCGTCGCTAAGACGGCCGTAATTATTGGTTGAAGATCTGTTGGAAATCCAGGGTATGGTTCAGATGATACTCTAACAGGGTTCAAGGGGCCTTTCCAGAAAGCTCGCAAGTATTCATGGCTCTTTTCTATACCGGCACCCATCTCTTCGAGAATGCTCAACAGGGCGATCAAATGGTCTGCTATTGCTCCATGAATCTTAACATCACCTCTGGTGGCTATCGCTCCGAGCAAATACGTTCCGATCTCTACTCTATCTGGAATAACTGAATACTCTGCTCCACTAAGCTTTCCAATTCCCGTCACTTTAATGGTTGGAGTTGAGGCACCACTGACTTTCGCGCCGCACTTGTTAAGAAAGTTCTGAAGATCGGAAATTTCAGGTTCGCGCGCGGCGTTTTCAATCGTTACCTTGCTCCCCTCCATAAGCGCTGCCGTAGTCATTAGCTGCTCTGTAGCTCCTACACTGGGAAATGGAAGAGCATAGATTATCTCTTTCTCGAAATTCTGCGGAATTATGGCCATAACGTCGCCGTGCTCTTCGGTTATCTTGAATCCAAAAGCCTCCAAACCCTTGAGATGAAAATCAACAGGACGCTGGCCGATATTGCAGCCACCAGGCTTTCCAACTTTTGCCCAACCGCAAATCATGGCGAGAGGACCAATAATGTTGAATGAGGCTCTCATTTTTCTCACGAGTTCATATGGAACGTTTCCTACTAGAATCTCTCCAGGCATTATTGTGACGGTTTCATTTTCGAAAGAGACTGTCTTTCCAATTTGCTGAAGTATTGATATCATCGTCTGGACATCTCGCAATTCTGGCACATTCTTTATGACGACTGGCTCTTCAAT
Coding sequences within it:
- the murA gene encoding UDP-N-acetylglucosamine 1-carboxyvinyltransferase translates to MSQLVVMGNTRLKGEIRASGSKNSVLPILAATVMIEEPVVIKNVPELRDVQTMISILQQIGKTVSFENETVTIMPGEILVGNVPYELVRKMRASFNIIGPLAMICGWAKVGKPGGCNIGQRPVDFHLKGLEAFGFKITEEHGDVMAIIPQNFEKEIIYALPFPSVGATEQLMTTAALMEGSKVTIENAAREPEISDLQNFLNKCGAKVSGASTPTIKVTGIGKLSGAEYSVIPDRVEIGTYLLGAIATRGDVKIHGAIADHLIALLSILEEMGAGIEKSHEYLRAFWKGPLNPVRVSSEPYPGFPTDLQPIITAVLATVEGTSVLEENVFENRFGYVDELNRMGAKIKVSSSHANIRGVSKLSGAEVIAPDIRAGAALVMAGLAADGETIINNVTHLFRGYERFQEKLRTLGAKVTFYPDEE